A genomic segment from Lignipirellula cremea encodes:
- the aroC gene encoding chorismate synthase encodes MLRYWTAGESHGKTLIALIDGFPAGVTLETDSIDVELRRRQGGYGRGGRMRIETDKVELLSGVWHNTTLGSPIALQVVNRDYKLERLEDLERPRPGHGDLTGAVKFLGPIRAILERASARETTVRVAAGALVRQLLEVFGIRTIGYVVELGGVKIEPRAGTLEEQRTWRDESEIYSLNPDQDDEIKKLIDETGKAGDTLGGVVEVRVEGLPFGLGTHAQWDRKLDGRLAQAVMAVQAIKGVEIGLGFESARRPGSQVHDPIIFDAEKTHETSLGYTRPTNNAGGLEAGMTNGQPLVIRAAKKPISTLRKPLESINLATKESQTASYERSDVCAVSACSVIVENVVAFEIAAALTEKFGADSLQEMQARYELFQQMARQR; translated from the coding sequence ATGTTGCGTTACTGGACCGCCGGCGAGTCGCACGGCAAAACGCTGATTGCTTTGATCGACGGCTTTCCGGCCGGCGTCACGCTCGAAACCGATTCGATCGATGTCGAGCTGCGCCGTCGCCAAGGCGGTTACGGCCGCGGCGGACGCATGCGGATCGAAACCGACAAGGTCGAGCTGCTTTCCGGCGTCTGGCATAACACCACCCTCGGCAGTCCGATCGCGCTGCAGGTCGTCAATCGCGACTACAAGCTGGAACGTCTGGAAGACCTGGAACGCCCGCGTCCCGGGCATGGCGACTTGACCGGCGCCGTGAAATTTCTGGGGCCGATCCGCGCCATCCTGGAACGGGCCAGCGCTCGGGAAACGACCGTCCGCGTGGCCGCCGGCGCGCTGGTCCGGCAACTGCTGGAAGTCTTTGGCATCCGCACCATCGGTTATGTGGTGGAACTGGGCGGCGTCAAGATTGAGCCGCGGGCTGGAACGCTGGAAGAACAACGCACCTGGCGCGACGAGAGCGAAATCTACTCGCTCAATCCCGACCAGGACGACGAAATCAAAAAACTGATCGACGAAACAGGCAAGGCCGGCGACACGCTCGGCGGCGTTGTCGAAGTCCGCGTGGAAGGCTTGCCGTTCGGACTGGGCACGCACGCCCAGTGGGATCGCAAGCTCGATGGCCGCCTGGCGCAGGCCGTGATGGCGGTGCAGGCAATCAAAGGGGTCGAGATCGGCCTGGGCTTTGAATCTGCCCGCCGGCCCGGTTCGCAAGTGCACGACCCGATCATTTTTGACGCTGAGAAAACGCACGAAACCAGCCTGGGTTATACCCGGCCGACCAACAACGCCGGCGGACTGGAAGCCGGCATGACCAACGGCCAGCCGCTGGTGATTCGGGCCGCCAAAAAGCCGATCAGCACGCTCCGCAAACCGCTGGAGTCGATCAATCTGGCGACCAAAGAATCACAAACCGCGTCGTATGAACGCTCCGATGTATGCGCGGTGTCCGCCTGCAGCGTGATCGTGGAAAATGTAGTGGCGTTTGAAATCGCCGCCGCGTTGACCGAAAAGTTTGGCGCCGACAGTCTCCAGGAAATGCAAGCTCGCTACGAACTGTTTCAACAGATGGCCCGACAGCGGTGA